From a region of the Bradyrhizobium diazoefficiens genome:
- a CDS encoding MotA/TolQ/ExbB proton channel family protein, which translates to MSSMTIGPIAPPATDPSERSALLFWMIFTGLSIFAVVLLWRFGLIHLMLTSDRTYISSVIAVLYVVTCGHCFLRTRAIAREGAAARRCRTVLAAPDGGKALDAGGAVLPRGLMRDHIQSLLTKAAAQDYRPVDQTLLLRTLADRLRGSNGFGAFVSDTLMKLGLLGTIVGFIIMLAPIAGLDAADKVAMRSSMGLMSDGMAVAMYTTLAGLVGSILVRIQYYMLDAATQRVFSDAVVLTETYVTPVLERKGSGSKVPEPRHDG; encoded by the coding sequence ATGAGTTCGATGACGATTGGACCGATCGCGCCGCCCGCGACCGACCCATCCGAGCGCAGCGCGCTGCTGTTCTGGATGATCTTCACCGGGCTCTCGATCTTCGCGGTCGTGCTGCTGTGGCGGTTCGGCCTGATCCATCTGATGCTGACTTCGGACCGGACCTACATTTCGAGCGTCATCGCGGTGCTGTATGTCGTGACATGCGGTCACTGCTTCCTGCGCACGCGGGCGATTGCGCGGGAAGGCGCGGCGGCGCGGCGCTGCCGCACGGTGCTCGCGGCGCCTGATGGCGGTAAGGCGCTCGATGCGGGCGGGGCGGTGCTGCCGCGCGGGCTGATGCGCGACCACATCCAGAGCCTGCTGACGAAAGCCGCTGCGCAGGACTATCGCCCGGTCGACCAGACGCTGCTGCTGCGAACGCTTGCCGATCGCCTGCGCGGCTCCAACGGGTTCGGCGCCTTCGTCTCGGACACACTGATGAAGCTCGGGCTGCTCGGCACCATCGTCGGCTTCATCATCATGCTGGCGCCGATCGCCGGGCTGGACGCCGCCGACAAGGTCGCGATGCGCTCCTCGATGGGGCTGATGAGCGACGGCATGGCGGTCGCGATGTACACGACGCTCGCCGGCCTCGTTGGCTCGATCCTGGTGCGCATCCAGTACTACATGCTGGATGCCGCGACCCAGCGGGTGTTCTCGGATGCGGTGGTGCTGACCGAGACGTATGTGACGCCGGTCCTGGAGCGCAAGGGCTCTGGAAGCAAGGTGCCGGAACCTCGTCATGATGGATGA
- a CDS encoding histidine kinase, with the protein MRLVLQLVARLLLIVALCLGAATVWATFDAYRSVDRATAASAQRVAQALQALYWHEFLLRSSRTREQLLPVPEWRTLETMKLISPGVCVEFQPAIAFEKPLCGQSEGLGKTPPRWFASIVPIFLGSHAEVVRPVSPRAASAGTVVATPDAAAAISLAWEYVLNVIDVALLMAAAIALLASLAIAHALAPARAIVTALQRMARGQYRTRLPRFRSMELAMIGSAVGELGGRLEEATEQRAALTRRLIEIRGDERRALARELHDEFGQNLSAILAFADTIETASARENRDDGIAQDARMISQATHHLMASLRDALKRLRNPLPEELGLEASLVNLVDSWRSQSAARPTIQLDLRGDLTDISGPAATTAYRVAQECLTNALRHGTAREISLHIERRAGEDNALLIRVEDDGGGDAERVARSAGFGLTGIRERVTAAGGSLSILPARGGLSVAATIPLAA; encoded by the coding sequence ATGCGCCTCGTGCTTCAGCTTGTCGCCCGTCTGCTGCTCATCGTGGCACTGTGCCTGGGAGCTGCGACCGTATGGGCCACGTTCGACGCCTATCGCAGCGTCGATAGGGCGACTGCGGCCTCCGCGCAGCGTGTCGCGCAGGCCCTTCAGGCATTGTACTGGCATGAGTTCTTGCTGCGCAGCAGCAGAACGCGCGAGCAGCTCTTGCCAGTTCCGGAATGGCGGACGCTGGAGACGATGAAGCTGATTTCGCCAGGCGTCTGCGTCGAGTTCCAGCCCGCCATCGCTTTTGAAAAGCCGCTCTGCGGCCAGAGCGAAGGGCTGGGCAAGACCCCGCCGCGCTGGTTCGCATCGATCGTGCCGATCTTCCTCGGCAGCCACGCCGAAGTGGTGCGGCCGGTCAGCCCCCGCGCCGCCTCGGCAGGAACGGTGGTTGCAACGCCGGACGCCGCAGCCGCCATCTCGCTCGCGTGGGAGTACGTCCTCAACGTGATCGACGTCGCGCTGTTGATGGCCGCGGCGATCGCGCTGCTGGCTTCGCTGGCGATCGCGCACGCGCTGGCACCGGCACGCGCGATCGTGACCGCCCTGCAGCGCATGGCGCGCGGACAGTATCGCACCAGATTACCGCGCTTCCGCTCCATGGAGCTGGCGATGATCGGCAGCGCTGTCGGCGAGCTCGGCGGCCGGCTGGAGGAAGCCACCGAGCAGCGCGCCGCGCTGACGCGGCGCCTGATCGAGATCCGCGGCGACGAGCGCCGCGCCCTCGCCCGCGAGCTGCACGACGAGTTCGGACAGAATCTCTCCGCCATCCTTGCCTTCGCCGACACGATCGAAACGGCGAGCGCGAGGGAAAATAGGGACGACGGCATCGCGCAGGATGCGCGCATGATCTCGCAGGCCACTCATCACCTGATGGCCTCGCTTCGCGATGCGCTGAAGCGTCTACGCAATCCCCTGCCCGAGGAGCTCGGGCTCGAGGCGAGCCTCGTCAATCTGGTCGACAGCTGGCGCTCGCAGAGCGCGGCGCGGCCGACGATCCAGCTCGATCTCAGGGGCGATCTCACCGATATCAGCGGGCCGGCGGCCACCACCGCCTACCGCGTGGCGCAGGAATGCCTGACCAACGCGTTGCGTCATGGCACGGCACGCGAGATCAGTTTGCACATCGAACGCCGGGCCGGCGAGGACAACGCGCTGCTGATCCGCGTCGAGGACGACGGCGGCGGCGATGCGGAGCGCGTCGCGCGGTCGGCCGGCTTCGGCCTTACCGGCATCCGTGAGCGCGTCACGGCGGCTGGCGGGTCGCTGTCGATCCTGCCTGCCCGCGGCGGCCTCAGTGTCGCAGCCACAATCCCGCTCGCTGCGTGA
- a CDS encoding response regulator transcription factor: MSEVAAIGISVLLVDDHPIVRQGYRRVLESQDDLHVVAEADNAADAYGAFKAHDPDVVVLDISMPGASGLEAIRNIRARSPRARILVFTMHNEAVLVKAAFGAGASGFVTKSSEPSAVVTAIRSVARGERAMSDDIAHILAEDSLSAGSALDQLGEREIEILRQFAGGATTEQIAAHLNLSVKTVQNYHYLIKTKTGARTDAQLVRLAATCGLTRI, encoded by the coding sequence ATGAGTGAGGTTGCAGCAATAGGCATCTCCGTGCTGCTCGTCGACGACCACCCAATCGTTCGGCAAGGCTATCGGCGCGTGTTGGAAAGCCAGGACGATCTGCATGTCGTTGCGGAAGCCGACAACGCTGCGGACGCCTACGGCGCGTTCAAGGCGCATGACCCCGATGTCGTCGTGCTCGACATCTCGATGCCGGGCGCGAGTGGGCTGGAGGCGATCCGCAACATTCGCGCGCGCAGCCCGCGGGCGCGAATCCTCGTCTTCACCATGCACAATGAAGCCGTGCTGGTGAAAGCCGCCTTCGGCGCCGGCGCCAGCGGCTTCGTCACCAAGAGCAGCGAGCCGTCCGCGGTCGTGACCGCGATCCGCAGCGTCGCCCGCGGCGAACGCGCCATGAGCGACGACATCGCGCACATCCTGGCCGAGGACAGCCTGTCGGCGGGTTCTGCGCTGGACCAGCTGGGCGAACGCGAGATCGAGATTTTGCGCCAGTTCGCCGGCGGCGCCACCACCGAGCAGATCGCGGCGCATCTCAATCTCAGCGTCAAGACGGTGCAGAACTATCACTACCTCATCAAGACCAAGACCGGCGCGCGCACGGATGCGCAGTTGGTGCGCCTCGCTGCAACGTGCGGGCTGACGAGGATCTAG